Proteins encoded together in one Bradyrhizobium sp. CB82 window:
- a CDS encoding ABC transporter ATP-binding protein: MSDLLAIESLRAGYGEAVVLPNMSLCLAEGQVLALLGRNGTGKTTLINSIVGVTRRFSGSVALAGTDVTSLRPDQRARAGIGWVPQERNIFRSLTVEENMTAVAQPGLWTVEKVYEMFPRLKERRSNFGNQLSGGEQQMLAIGRALTLNPKVLLLDEPTEGLAPIIVEELLKAIGTITRAGGICSIIVEQNAQKILGLADRVVILERGTIVHDAPSAALKADPSVLERHLGVAGAAAH; encoded by the coding sequence ATGTCTGACCTGCTCGCAATCGAATCTCTGCGCGCCGGCTATGGCGAGGCAGTGGTGCTGCCCAACATGTCCTTGTGCCTCGCCGAGGGGCAGGTGCTTGCGCTGCTGGGCCGCAACGGCACTGGCAAGACCACGCTGATCAACTCCATCGTCGGCGTCACACGACGATTTTCCGGCTCGGTCGCACTCGCCGGTACCGACGTCACCTCGCTGCGGCCCGACCAGCGCGCGCGCGCCGGCATCGGCTGGGTGCCTCAGGAGCGCAACATCTTCCGCTCGCTCACGGTGGAGGAGAACATGACCGCCGTGGCCCAGCCCGGCCTCTGGACGGTCGAGAAGGTCTACGAGATGTTCCCGCGATTGAAGGAGCGGCGGAGCAACTTTGGCAACCAGCTTTCCGGCGGCGAGCAGCAGATGCTGGCGATCGGCCGCGCGCTGACCCTCAATCCCAAGGTGCTGCTGCTGGACGAGCCGACCGAGGGGCTTGCGCCCATCATCGTCGAGGAGCTCCTCAAGGCGATCGGGACCATCACCCGGGCCGGCGGCATCTGCTCGATCATCGTCGAGCAGAACGCTCAAAAGATTCTGGGGCTTGCCGACCGCGTTGTGATATTGGAGCGCGGAACGATCGTCCACGACGCCCCGAGCGCCGCGCTGAAGGCCGACCCGTCGGTCCTCGAGCGACACCTCGGTGTCGCCGGGGCGGCCGCCCATTAG
- a CDS encoding ABC transporter substrate binding protein, with protein MAYTVDLAELLRRMAQDVHQILKGAKPGDIPIYQPTKFELLINLKTAKALGLVLPPALLSNADEMID; from the coding sequence ATGGCCTATACGGTCGACCTCGCGGAATTGCTCAGGCGCATGGCCCAGGATGTGCACCAAATCCTGAAGGGAGCCAAACCGGGGGACATCCCGATTTACCAGCCGACCAAGTTCGAACTCCTGATCAACCTGAAGACGGCCAAAGCGCTCGGCCTCGTCCTGCCGCCCGCGCTGCTGTCCAATGCCGACGAGATGATTGATTGA
- a CDS encoding ABC transporter substrate-binding protein: protein MRRRDFTAGLLLATAIRPARAQRGTPQRIAIFHPAIPVGLLTEAGGGTAWRAFFGELRRLGYVEGQNLIIERYSAEGHHERYADFAREIVARNPDLIVTGTNPVVVAFKARTSTIPLVAFMLDPLKAGLIVSLARPGGNLTGITLDAGIEIWGKRLALLKEAVSQTASVAFLGMRDGWEGSFGQALRDVSSQLGISLVSMVPNIGTTAEIERLFTEMAARRPEAVLITGEGDLYAHRQLIAELALKHRLPTMVRTAITSMLVD from the coding sequence ATGAGGCGGCGCGATTTTACAGCCGGTCTGTTGCTTGCAACGGCGATCCGACCCGCGCGGGCACAGCGCGGCACGCCCCAGCGCATTGCGATCTTCCATCCGGCAATCCCCGTTGGCCTCCTGACCGAAGCCGGCGGGGGGACCGCGTGGCGGGCGTTTTTCGGAGAGCTCCGTCGGCTGGGCTACGTCGAAGGCCAGAATCTGATCATCGAGCGCTATTCCGCCGAGGGGCATCACGAGCGCTATGCCGACTTCGCCCGGGAGATCGTGGCGCGCAATCCGGATCTGATCGTCACCGGGACCAATCCGGTCGTGGTCGCCTTCAAGGCCAGGACCAGCACGATACCGCTGGTGGCGTTCATGCTGGATCCGCTGAAGGCAGGGCTGATCGTCAGCCTGGCCCGGCCCGGCGGCAACCTGACCGGTATCACACTCGATGCGGGCATCGAGATCTGGGGGAAGCGCCTCGCATTGCTGAAGGAAGCCGTTTCTCAGACCGCGAGCGTCGCCTTCCTCGGGATGCGTGACGGGTGGGAAGGTTCGTTTGGGCAGGCCTTGCGCGATGTCAGCAGCCAGTTGGGAATTTCACTGGTCTCGATGGTCCCGAACATCGGGACGACTGCGGAGATCGAACGTCTCTTCACGGAGATGGCCGCGCGACGGCCGGAAGCAGTCTTGATCACAGGCGAAGGCGACCTCTACGCTCACCGGCAGCTCATTGCAGAGCTTGCCCTGAAACACCGCTTGCCGACGATGGTCCGTACCGCGATTACGTCGATGCTGGTGGATTGA
- a CDS encoding cobalamin-independent methionine synthase II family protein, protein MQRTKPPFRADEVGSLLRPAKIKEARAKSEKGEISADDLRKIEDMEIEKVVHKQASIGLKLATDGEFRRSWWHFDFLSKLTGCELFHPDTGIQFAGVETRHDAVRVIGKLDFPDNHPMLDHFRFLKKYADQAHVTAKMTIPSPAVLHFRGGRKAISKDVYPDLDAFYEDLGKTYRKAVKAFYDAGCRYLQFDDTVWAYLCSQDELKKARERGDDPDGLQQIYARIINYALAEKPADMVVTTHVCRGNFRSTWISSGGYEPVAETMLAGTNYDGYFLEYDSDRAGGFEPLRFLPKGNKVVVVGVITSKFGELEKKDDIKRRLEEAAKFAPLEQLALSPQCGFASTEEGNILSEDEQWAKLSLAVEIAKEVWGN, encoded by the coding sequence ATGCAGCGAACCAAACCCCCCTTCCGCGCCGACGAGGTCGGCAGCCTCCTGCGTCCGGCGAAGATCAAGGAAGCCCGCGCGAAGTCGGAGAAGGGCGAGATCTCGGCCGATGATCTGCGCAAGATCGAGGACATGGAGATCGAGAAGGTCGTGCATAAGCAGGCCTCGATCGGCCTGAAGCTTGCGACCGATGGCGAATTCCGCCGCTCCTGGTGGCATTTCGACTTCCTGTCGAAGCTCACCGGTTGCGAGCTGTTCCACCCGGACACGGGCATCCAGTTCGCGGGCGTCGAGACGCGGCATGACGCGGTGCGGGTGATCGGCAAGCTCGACTTCCCCGATAACCACCCGATGCTCGACCACTTCAGGTTCCTGAAGAAATATGCCGACCAGGCCCACGTCACCGCCAAGATGACGATCCCCTCGCCGGCGGTGCTGCATTTTCGCGGCGGCCGCAAGGCGATCTCGAAGGACGTCTATCCCGATCTCGATGCGTTCTACGAGGACCTCGGCAAGACCTACCGCAAGGCCGTGAAGGCTTTCTACGACGCCGGCTGCCGCTATCTCCAGTTCGACGACACCGTGTGGGCCTATCTCTGCTCGCAGGACGAATTGAAGAAGGCGCGCGAGCGCGGGGACGATCCGGACGGCCTCCAGCAGATCTACGCGCGCATCATCAACTACGCGCTGGCCGAGAAGCCCGCGGATATGGTGGTGACGACGCATGTCTGCCGCGGCAATTTCCGCTCGACCTGGATCTCCTCGGGCGGCTACGAGCCGGTCGCCGAGACCATGCTCGCCGGCACCAATTACGACGGCTACTTCCTGGAGTATGACTCAGACCGCGCCGGCGGATTCGAGCCGCTGCGCTTCCTGCCCAAGGGCAACAAGGTCGTTGTGGTCGGCGTCATCACCTCGAAGTTCGGTGAGCTCGAGAAGAAAGACGACATCAAGCGCCGTCTGGAAGAAGCCGCCAAGTTCGCGCCGCTGGAGCAGCTCGCGCTATCCCCGCAATGCGGCTTCGCCTCCACCGAGGAGGGCAACATCCTCTCCGAGGACGAGCAGTGGGCCAAGCTCAGCCTCGCGGTCGAGATCGCGAAGGAAGTGTGGGGCAACTGA
- a CDS encoding ABC transporter ATP-binding protein: protein MTIALETKNLEKQFGGLRVTRDLSLRIEQGARHALIGPNGAGKTTVINQLTGVLKPNSGRILLEGQDITDLPVHKRVLRGLSRTFQINQLYPDLTPLETIGLAVSERLGHGGDWWRRMGTRDDVNGEIAELLKHFHLLDVMNEQTVTLPYGKQRLLEIAVAIAARPRVLLLDEPAAGVPESERHDILAVVAALPRDVTVLLIEHDMDLVFSFADRISVLVSGALLTEGPPDQVARDPQVKAVYLGEEAVNV from the coding sequence ATGACCATCGCGCTCGAAACCAAAAATCTCGAAAAGCAGTTCGGCGGCCTGCGCGTGACGCGCGACCTGTCGCTCAGGATCGAGCAGGGCGCCCGCCATGCCTTGATCGGCCCGAACGGCGCGGGCAAGACCACGGTGATCAACCAGCTCACCGGCGTGCTCAAGCCGAACAGTGGTCGGATCCTGCTCGAAGGCCAGGACATCACCGATCTGCCCGTGCATAAGCGCGTGCTGCGCGGCCTGTCGCGCACCTTCCAGATCAATCAGCTCTATCCCGACCTGACGCCGCTCGAAACCATCGGCCTCGCCGTCTCCGAACGCCTCGGCCATGGCGGCGACTGGTGGCGGCGGATGGGTACCCGTGACGACGTCAATGGCGAGATCGCCGAGCTCCTCAAGCACTTCCATTTGCTCGACGTCATGAACGAGCAGACGGTGACGCTGCCCTACGGAAAGCAGCGCCTGCTCGAGATCGCCGTCGCAATCGCGGCCAGGCCGCGCGTGCTGTTGCTCGACGAACCCGCCGCCGGCGTGCCCGAAAGCGAGCGCCACGACATCCTTGCCGTGGTGGCAGCGCTGCCCCGCGACGTCACCGTGCTCCTGATCGAGCATGACATGGATCTCGTCTTCTCCTTCGCCGACCGCATCTCGGTGCTGGTCTCGGGCGCGCTGCTCACCGAGGGGCCGCCCGACCAGGTTGCGCGCGATCCGCAAGTCAAGGCCGTCTATCTCGGCGAGGAGGCGGTCAATGTCTGA